One stretch of Cellulomonas wangsupingiae DNA includes these proteins:
- a CDS encoding inorganic diphosphatase — protein sequence MEFDVTIEIPKGQRNKYEVDHATGRIRLDRMLFTSTRYPDDYGFIEGTLGEDGDPLDALVLLEEPTFPGCLIRCRALGMFRMRDEAGGDDKVLCVPTGDQRAAWRQDIDDVSDFHRLEIQHFFEVYKDLEPGKSVEGAHWTGRAEAEAEIERSRQRAIDQGYHH from the coding sequence GTGGAGTTCGACGTCACGATCGAGATCCCCAAGGGGCAGCGCAACAAGTACGAGGTGGACCACGCGACGGGGCGCATCCGCCTCGACCGCATGCTCTTCACCTCGACGCGCTACCCCGACGACTACGGGTTCATCGAGGGGACCCTCGGCGAGGACGGCGACCCGCTGGACGCGCTCGTGCTCCTGGAGGAGCCGACGTTCCCCGGCTGCCTGATCCGCTGCCGCGCGCTCGGCATGTTCCGCATGCGCGACGAGGCCGGCGGTGACGACAAGGTGCTGTGCGTGCCGACGGGCGACCAGCGCGCCGCGTGGCGTCAGGACATCGACGACGTCTCGGACTTCCACCGCCTGGAGATCCAGCACTTCTTCGAGGTCTACAAGGACCTCGAGCCCGGCAAGTCCGTCGAGGGCGCGCACTGGACCGGCCGCGCCGAGGCGGAGGCCGAGATCGAGCGGTCGCGCCAGCGCGCGATCGACCAGGGCTACCACCACTGA
- a CDS encoding bifunctional o-acetylhomoserine/o-acetylserine sulfhydrylase, with amino-acid sequence MSNESWSFETRQIHAGQTPDPATGARALPIYQTTSFVFDSAQQAADRFALKELGPIYTRINNPTQEVVENRIANLEGGVGALLVASGQAAETLAILNIAEAGDHVVASPSLYGGTYNLLRHTLPRLGIETTFVTDPHDAQAWRDAIRPTTKLFFAETIPNPQADVLDIELVAGVAHEHGVPLVVDNTVATPYLVNPLQWGADVVVHSATKYLGGHGTAIGGVIVDGGTFDYAQHPDRFPNYNTPDPSYNGLVFARDLGVGGAFGANLSFILKARVQLLRDLGAAISPFNAFLIAQGIETLSLRMERHVANAQQVAAWLEARDDVRRVHYAGLESSPWHANQLKYAPRGAGAVLAFELDGGAAAGQAFVSALELHSNVANIGDVRSLVIHPASTTHSQLTPEQQLQSGVTPGLVRLAVGIEHVDDILADLDAGFRAAKGA; translated from the coding sequence ATGAGCAACGAGAGCTGGAGCTTCGAGACCCGCCAGATCCACGCGGGCCAGACCCCCGACCCCGCCACCGGGGCCCGCGCACTGCCGATCTACCAGACGACGTCCTTCGTCTTCGACTCCGCGCAGCAGGCCGCCGACCGGTTCGCGCTCAAGGAGCTCGGCCCCATCTACACGCGCATCAACAACCCGACCCAGGAGGTCGTGGAGAACCGCATCGCGAACCTCGAGGGCGGCGTCGGCGCGCTCCTGGTGGCGTCCGGCCAGGCGGCCGAGACCCTCGCGATCCTCAACATCGCCGAGGCGGGCGACCACGTCGTGGCCAGCCCGTCGCTCTACGGCGGCACCTACAACCTGCTGCGCCACACGCTGCCGCGCCTCGGCATCGAAACGACGTTCGTCACCGACCCGCACGACGCCCAGGCGTGGCGCGACGCGATCCGGCCGACCACCAAGCTCTTCTTCGCCGAGACGATCCCCAACCCCCAGGCCGACGTCCTCGACATCGAGCTCGTCGCGGGTGTCGCGCACGAGCACGGCGTGCCGCTCGTCGTCGACAACACCGTCGCGACCCCGTACCTGGTCAACCCGCTGCAGTGGGGCGCGGACGTGGTGGTGCACTCGGCCACCAAGTACCTCGGCGGGCACGGCACGGCGATCGGCGGCGTGATCGTCGACGGCGGCACGTTCGACTACGCCCAGCACCCGGACCGGTTCCCGAACTACAACACGCCCGACCCGTCGTACAACGGCCTGGTGTTCGCGCGCGACCTCGGCGTCGGCGGCGCGTTCGGCGCCAACCTGTCCTTCATCCTCAAGGCGCGCGTGCAGCTGCTGCGCGACCTGGGCGCGGCGATCAGCCCGTTCAACGCGTTCCTCATCGCCCAGGGCATCGAGACGCTGTCGCTGCGCATGGAGCGGCACGTCGCCAACGCGCAGCAGGTCGCGGCCTGGCTGGAGGCGCGCGACGACGTCCGGCGCGTGCACTACGCCGGGCTCGAGTCCAGCCCGTGGCACGCCAACCAGCTCAAGTACGCGCCGCGCGGCGCGGGCGCCGTCCTGGCGTTCGAGCTCGACGGCGGCGCCGCGGCGGGCCAGGCGTTCGTGTCCGCGCTCGAGCTGCACTCGAACGTCGCGAACATCGGCGACGTGCGCTCGCTCGTCATCCACCCGGCCTCGACGACCCACAGCCAGCTGACGCCGGAGCAGCAGCTGCAGTCCGGCGTCACGCCCGGCCTGGTGCGGCTCGCCGTGGGCATCGAGCACGTCGACGACATCCTGGCGGACCTCGACGCGGGGTTCCGCGCGGCCAAGGGCGCCTGA
- the dacB gene encoding D-alanyl-D-alanine carboxypeptidase/D-alanyl-D-alanine endopeptidase: MATAARVAGVGALVVVLAAGGYATADAYDVVPGIVTLAPPVPDPAPFPTAPGAVEPGAAPRALGDLDPQVPLPASGQLQALVDGLAADPRLGPGVGVAVVDQVTGELLAGNAPDAGRVPASTAKILTGVAALTVLDPEATLATRVVRIDGGTIAIVGGGDMMLAAGAGDPGAVLGRAGLADLAARTASALALQGTTSVRLLVDDSLFTGPTTSPGWDPANVGEGFVAPVTSLGVDVGRLREGEYAPRSTDPSMQAAAVFAQRLGELGVTVDGSPSRTASVGDAPELARVESAPLVDVVHYFLETSDNTVTEVVSRLVALDGGLPASFDGGTQAVLRQVAQLGVDVSGARLADASGLADGSSLSPSLLAEIVRLTTDPAHPELRDVALGMPVAGLSGTLADRYTRSDARGVVRAKTGSLPHVTSLAGTVLDAQRRQLVFAVMADQTPDGGQWAPRQAIDGFVTALAACGCR, translated from the coding sequence ATGGCCACAGCAGCGCGTGTGGCGGGCGTGGGCGCGCTCGTCGTCGTCCTCGCCGCCGGCGGGTACGCGACGGCCGACGCCTACGACGTCGTGCCCGGCATCGTCACGCTCGCGCCGCCCGTGCCGGACCCGGCGCCGTTCCCCACGGCACCGGGCGCGGTCGAGCCGGGTGCCGCGCCGCGCGCGCTGGGGGACCTGGACCCGCAGGTGCCGCTGCCGGCCTCGGGACAGCTCCAGGCGCTCGTGGACGGCCTGGCCGCGGACCCGCGGCTCGGCCCCGGCGTCGGTGTCGCGGTGGTCGACCAGGTGACGGGCGAGCTGCTGGCCGGCAACGCCCCCGACGCAGGACGCGTCCCGGCGTCGACCGCCAAGATCCTCACGGGCGTCGCGGCCCTGACGGTGCTCGACCCCGAGGCGACGCTCGCCACGCGCGTCGTGCGCATCGACGGCGGGACGATCGCGATCGTCGGCGGTGGCGACATGATGCTCGCCGCCGGGGCCGGTGACCCAGGGGCGGTCCTCGGCCGCGCGGGCCTCGCCGACCTCGCGGCGCGCACCGCGTCCGCGCTGGCGCTGCAGGGCACCACCAGCGTCCGCCTGCTCGTCGACGACTCCCTGTTCACCGGCCCCACGACGAGCCCTGGCTGGGACCCGGCGAACGTCGGCGAGGGCTTCGTCGCGCCCGTCACGTCGCTCGGGGTGGACGTCGGCCGGCTGCGGGAGGGCGAGTACGCCCCGCGGTCGACCGACCCGTCGATGCAGGCCGCCGCGGTCTTCGCGCAGCGCCTGGGCGAGCTGGGCGTCACCGTCGACGGCTCCCCGTCCCGGACCGCCTCCGTCGGGGACGCCCCCGAGCTGGCGCGCGTGGAGTCGGCACCGCTGGTCGACGTCGTGCACTACTTCCTCGAGACGTCCGACAACACCGTCACCGAGGTCGTCTCGCGGCTCGTCGCGCTCGACGGCGGGCTGCCGGCCAGCTTCGACGGCGGCACGCAGGCCGTCCTCCGTCAGGTCGCGCAGCTGGGCGTCGACGTGTCGGGTGCCCGCCTGGCCGACGCGTCCGGCCTCGCGGACGGCTCGTCGCTGTCGCCCTCCTTGCTGGCCGAGATCGTGCGCCTGACGACCGACCCTGCGCACCCCGAGCTGCGTGACGTCGCCCTCGGGATGCCGGTCGCGGGACTGTCGGGCACGTTGGCGGACCGGTACACGCGGTCCGATGCGCGCGGCGTCGTGCGGGCCAAGACGGGGTCGCTGCCGCACGTGACGTCCCTGGCCGGCACGGTGCTGGACGCGCAGCGCCGGCAGCTGGTGTTCGCGGTCATGGCGGACCAGACGCCCGACGGCGGCCAGTGGGCGCCGCGCCAGGCCATCGACGGGTTCGTCACGGCGCTCGCGGCCTGCGGCTGCCGGTGA
- a CDS encoding C40 family peptidase: protein MAWAQSKVGLPYVWGGTGPDGYDCSGLTAGAWRAAGVSINRTSRDQYKQVLKIGYDQLRPGDLVFWGERANDPSSIYHVAMWVGNGQIVEASKPGVPLRVTSMRWSKTMPFAGRP from the coding sequence GTGGCGTGGGCGCAGTCGAAGGTCGGGCTGCCGTACGTCTGGGGCGGCACGGGGCCCGACGGCTACGACTGCTCGGGTCTGACGGCCGGCGCGTGGCGCGCCGCCGGCGTGAGCATCAACCGGACGTCGAGGGACCAGTACAAGCAGGTCCTGAAGATCGGCTACGACCAGCTGCGGCCCGGCGACCTCGTCTTCTGGGGCGAGCGCGCGAACGACCCGTCGAGCATCTACCACGTGGCCATGTGGGTGGGGAACGGCCAGATCGTCGAGGCGTCCAAGCCGGGCGTGCCGCTGCGGGTCACGTCCATGCGCTGGTCGAAGACCATGCCGTTCGCCGGCCGCCCCTGA